In bacterium, the DNA window CCACTAGCGAGGCTGTGGCACGGTCCGGCAGCTTCTCCGCCGCTAGGAGCTCTTCGATATCACCCCAGACTCCTGACACTTCTTGCTGCCGCCGGAGAAACGTCGTGGCTTGCCTGAAGTGAGCTGTCAACATAAAGCGAATCCATGGATGGGCGCTTCGTGAAGGTTGCCAACGGCCTTGGCCTACCTCCTCCAGAACTGCGTAGTAGTCGGGAGTGTTCCGGCCAAGGTACTCTTCAACTGAACAGAAAATCGGGTCGTAGACGCCTACACGCGCCATGACAAGCGTCTGGAGACACCTCGCCATACGACCGTTACCGTCCTTGAATGGGTGGATCATGGCCAGGTTGAGGTGCGCCATCGCAGCCTCGACTAGCCAAGAGGAATGAGAGTCGGAGGCAATGGAGTCGAGTAGTTCGCCGATCAGGCCGGGCACCAGTTCAGCGGGCGGACCCTCGTAGACTACATCGCCCGTTTCCTCCTTCCGGACAAAGATCGCCCCAGGCCTCCAGCTTCCGGGGAGCTTCTCTATGTCGTGGCCGATCATCATGAAGTGGAGTGATCGGATCAGGCTCGCGTCGATGGTCGTGTGCGGATCGTCGGCGACTCGGAGGACATAGGTCATCGCGTTCCGGTAGCCGGTTACGGCTCGCCAGTCAGCTACCTCCGCCTCGAACGGGTCATCTTGGTCAACAGCCGCGAGCGCGTCATCATCCGAGACGTTGTGGCCCTCGATGCTATTGGAACCGCGGATTCCTCGGGCCAAGGCGGACCTGCGAAGAAAGCCGGTCCAGCGATGGGGCCCGCTCTTCAGGATGAAGCGCAGCTGTGACCACAGATCGCGGACCTTTCCAAGGACTTCATCTTCTTCTTGGGTCAGCTTGGGTGTGGAGAATATCATTTGGAATACCTCAAGATAAAAGAAAATAACTACCATCGTAGAGGTATGCAAGTAACATTCTATGACCCCTGGGGGACCTCTGGTGCCGCTGGAGGGTCG includes these proteins:
- a CDS encoding Fic family protein, whose translation is MVVIFFYLEVFQMIFSTPKLTQEEDEVLGKVRDLWSQLRFILKSGPHRWTGFLRRSALARGIRGSNSIEGHNVSDDDALAAVDQDDPFEAEVADWRAVTGYRNAMTYVLRVADDPHTTIDASLIRSLHFMMIGHDIEKLPGSWRPGAIFVRKEETGDVVYEGPPAELVPGLIGELLDSIASDSHSSWLVEAAMAHLNLAMIHPFKDGNGRMARCLQTLVMARVGVYDPIFCSVEEYLGRNTPDYYAVLEEVGQGRWQPSRSAHPWIRFMLTAHFRQATTFLRRQQEVSGVWGDIEELLAAEKLPDRATASLVEAAFGHRIRNNRYCDHADVPSQTASRDLKALVKNGLLEPIGVRRGRRYQAGEKVREIRNRHRFKKPVPTPFE